In Pelosinus sp. IPA-1, a single window of DNA contains:
- a CDS encoding SAM-dependent methyltransferase: MSKPIKTKVSITAQGTCLMRAISYYEKDPCYKSEDFIASAILPSFLTTTAKYNFSRAILKKAFFKVPGIYEYVISRTHFIDGIFKDELSGIEQVLILGAGFDSRAIRFEKELKNSKVFEIDAAPTQQAKRITFAERNIDFPKNLKFVSLDLIQETLLDKLEEAGFEKNRKCLFLLEGLTYYLPQDTIVSMFNFISNYAAKGSQLIFDYAFASTLNQESNSANTKKHYQTLVKAGEKPGFVLEGEIKDFLEKYSFEVMEELDSVKLAKKYFNTDDFQPAAQQFKLVRAVK; this comes from the coding sequence ATGAGTAAACCAATTAAAACAAAAGTATCCATCACTGCACAAGGAACTTGCCTTATGCGGGCCATCTCTTACTATGAGAAAGATCCATGTTACAAGAGTGAAGATTTCATTGCTTCAGCCATTCTACCATCATTTCTTACTACAACAGCTAAATACAATTTTTCACGAGCTATCTTAAAAAAAGCCTTTTTTAAAGTTCCTGGTATTTATGAGTATGTCATTTCAAGGACCCACTTTATTGATGGGATATTTAAAGATGAGTTAAGCGGCATAGAACAAGTGTTGATATTAGGAGCCGGATTTGATTCGCGGGCGATACGATTTGAAAAAGAATTAAAAAATAGTAAAGTATTTGAAATTGATGCGGCGCCCACCCAGCAGGCAAAAAGAATTACATTTGCGGAAAGAAACATCGACTTTCCCAAAAATCTGAAGTTTGTTTCATTAGATCTTATCCAGGAAACGTTATTGGACAAATTAGAGGAAGCGGGATTTGAAAAAAATCGGAAATGTCTTTTTTTATTAGAAGGGCTGACATACTATCTTCCTCAAGATACGATTGTTAGTATGTTTAATTTCATAAGCAACTATGCTGCAAAAGGAAGCCAACTAATTTTTGATTATGCATTTGCTTCAACGCTTAACCAAGAAAGCAATTCCGCCAATACGAAAAAACATTACCAAACTCTTGTCAAAGCAGGTGAAAAGCCTGGGTTTGTACTTGAGGGAGAGATAAAGGATTTTTTAGAAAAATATAGTTTTGAAGTAATGGAAGAATTAGATTCGGTTAAATTAGCAAAAAAATATTTTAATACTGATGATTTTCAACCAGCTGCGCAACAATTCAAACTTGTCAGGGCAGTCAAATAG